The Stenotrophomonas maltophilia genome includes a region encoding these proteins:
- a CDS encoding DUF1684 domain-containing protein gives MRYRGMGGLLAALLLAACSPATPPAPKVTEDPAYAAAQQQWRVARYQDLTRPDGWTALVGLHWLQNKSHFVGSGATNGIRLTVGPDKLGLLRREGSQWWFTPEAGVDVSHDGQPVRGRIRIDTDKDPQPTLLAFDGGKGQLSIIRRGPRDALRVKHADAPARRDFAGLEYWPGGPDWQVQARFIPHPVGKTLPIVDITGLTTEMPNAGAVEFERDGRTWRLEAIGATGQPLFLIFADRTSGRGSYPAGRYLDTDAPAADGTLRIDFNHAYNPPCAFTAYATCPLAPPENRLDLRMEAGEKAYHLSEGEG, from the coding sequence ATGCGTTATCGGGGAATGGGCGGCCTGCTGGCCGCCTTGCTGTTGGCCGCGTGCAGTCCGGCAACACCGCCGGCGCCGAAGGTTACCGAAGATCCGGCCTATGCGGCCGCGCAGCAGCAATGGCGGGTGGCCCGCTACCAGGACCTGACCCGGCCCGATGGCTGGACGGCCCTGGTCGGCCTGCACTGGCTGCAGAACAAATCACACTTCGTCGGCAGTGGTGCCACCAACGGCATCCGCCTGACGGTTGGCCCGGACAAGCTGGGCCTGCTGCGTCGCGAGGGCAGCCAGTGGTGGTTCACGCCCGAAGCCGGTGTGGATGTCAGCCATGATGGCCAGCCGGTGCGCGGCCGCATCCGCATCGACACCGACAAGGATCCGCAGCCAACCCTGTTGGCCTTCGACGGTGGCAAGGGCCAGCTCAGCATCATCCGGCGCGGGCCGCGCGATGCGCTGCGGGTCAAGCATGCCGATGCGCCGGCGCGCCGTGATTTCGCCGGGCTGGAGTACTGGCCGGGTGGCCCGGACTGGCAGGTGCAGGCACGCTTCATCCCGCATCCGGTGGGCAAGACCCTGCCCATTGTCGACATCACCGGCCTGACCACCGAGATGCCCAATGCGGGCGCGGTCGAATTCGAACGCGACGGCCGCACATGGCGGCTGGAGGCGATCGGAGCCACCGGGCAGCCGCTGTTCCTGATCTTTGCCGACCGCACCAGTGGCCGCGGCAGTTATCCGGCCGGGCGCTACCTGGATACCGATGCGCCGGCAGCCGACGGCACGCTACGCATCGATTTCAATCATGCCTACAACCCGCCGTGTGCATTCACTGCCTATGCCACGTGCCCGCTGGCGCCGCCGGAAAACCGGCTGGACCTGCGCATGGAAGCGGGCGAGAAGGCCTACCACCTGTCTGAAGGAGAGGGCTGA
- a CDS encoding inositol monophosphatase family protein yields the protein MQKPAVTVMVKAARLAGNVLLRNINKLEALNVVQKGRMDYASEVDADAEKVIVKELKRAYPDYGIFGEEGGVQGERRQMWVIDPLDGTSNYLRGVPHYCVSIALVENGEPTDAVIFDPLRNELFTASRGAGAVLNDRRIRVADRKDLEGTMIHTGFAPRERSRASAQLKSVDTLLVQAEDIRRTGSAALDLAYVACGRADAYFEAGVKAWDIAAGLLLVREAGGKVCDFKGATLGRMDNRGPETHQIVAGNLKVAESLQKVLVNTGYAAEFDAKF from the coding sequence ATGCAGAAACCCGCCGTCACCGTCATGGTCAAGGCCGCCCGCCTCGCCGGCAACGTCCTGTTGCGCAACATCAACAAGCTCGAGGCACTGAACGTGGTGCAGAAGGGCCGGATGGACTACGCCAGCGAAGTGGATGCGGACGCGGAAAAGGTCATCGTCAAGGAACTCAAGCGCGCCTACCCGGATTACGGCATCTTCGGTGAAGAAGGTGGCGTGCAGGGCGAGCGCCGCCAGATGTGGGTCATCGACCCGCTGGATGGCACCAGCAACTACCTGCGCGGCGTGCCGCACTACTGCGTGTCGATCGCCCTGGTCGAGAACGGCGAGCCGACCGATGCCGTCATCTTCGATCCGCTGCGCAATGAACTGTTCACCGCCAGCCGTGGCGCCGGCGCCGTGCTGAACGACCGCCGCATCCGCGTGGCCGACCGCAAGGATCTGGAAGGCACCATGATCCACACCGGCTTCGCCCCGCGCGAACGCAGCCGCGCCAGCGCGCAGCTGAAGTCGGTCGACACCCTGCTGGTCCAGGCTGAGGACATCCGCCGCACCGGTTCGGCCGCGCTGGACCTGGCCTACGTGGCCTGCGGCCGCGCCGACGCCTATTTCGAAGCCGGCGTGAAGGCGTGGGACATCGCTGCCGGCCTGCTGCTGGTCCGCGAGGCGGGTGGCAAGGTCTGCGACTTCAAGGGCGCGACCCTGGGCCGGATGGACAACCGTGGCCCGGAGACCCACCAGATCGTTGCCGGCAACCTGAAGGTGGCCGAGTCGCTGCAGAAGGTGCTGGTGAACACTGGCTACGCGGCGGAGTTCGACGCGAAGTTCTGA
- the gluQRS gene encoding tRNA glutamyl-Q(34) synthetase GluQRS, protein MTSPIPCGRFAPSPTGLLHPGSLLAAFGSWLLARHNGGLWRLRIEDVDPPRTVPGAAESQLRALAAFGLVHDGPILWQSTRGEAYQAALDVLLASDQAFVCHCSRSDLAANGGIHHRCVARQPRPDPAVRFRVPPGSIVHFDDGLRGPQQQDVHAEVGDFVLRRADGCWAYQLAVVVDDAAQGVTEVVRGADLLDSTARQILLQQALGLAVPRYWHLPLLLDAPGHKLSKSLAALPVDSSHPLPLLRQLWKLLGQAPGALEPAHDLDTLLATARQAFDPARLPRTDILLPAGALSAPMLQNPPSPTRHPDNTP, encoded by the coding sequence ATGACCTCCCCCATTCCCTGCGGTCGTTTCGCGCCCTCGCCGACCGGCCTGCTCCATCCCGGATCCCTGCTCGCCGCCTTCGGCAGCTGGCTGCTCGCGCGACATAACGGCGGCTTGTGGCGGCTGCGCATCGAAGACGTCGATCCACCACGCACCGTGCCCGGCGCCGCCGAGTCACAGCTGCGGGCGCTGGCCGCGTTCGGCCTGGTCCACGATGGCCCGATCCTCTGGCAGAGCACCCGCGGCGAGGCCTACCAGGCCGCGCTGGACGTGCTGCTGGCCAGCGACCAGGCCTTTGTCTGCCACTGCAGCCGCAGCGACCTGGCCGCCAACGGCGGCATCCACCATCGTTGCGTCGCCCGGCAACCTCGACCGGACCCTGCCGTCCGCTTCCGCGTGCCACCGGGCAGCATCGTGCACTTCGACGATGGCCTGCGCGGCCCGCAGCAGCAGGACGTGCACGCCGAAGTCGGCGACTTCGTGCTGCGCCGCGCCGATGGCTGCTGGGCCTACCAGTTGGCCGTGGTGGTCGATGACGCCGCACAAGGAGTGACCGAAGTGGTGCGCGGCGCCGACCTGCTCGACTCCACCGCGCGGCAGATCCTGCTGCAGCAGGCATTGGGGCTGGCGGTGCCGCGCTACTGGCACCTGCCGCTGCTGCTGGATGCGCCGGGCCACAAACTGTCCAAGTCGCTGGCGGCGCTGCCGGTGGACAGTTCGCACCCGCTGCCCTTGCTGCGCCAGCTCTGGAAGCTGCTCGGCCAGGCACCCGGGGCGCTGGAACCTGCGCACGACCTGGATACGCTGCTGGCCACCGCTCGGCAGGCCTTCGACCCGGCACGACTGCCGCGGACCGACATCCTGTTGCCAGCCGGCGCACTTTCCGCGCCGATGTTGCAGAATCCCCCTTCCCCCACCCGACACCCGGACAACACTCCATGA
- the phbB gene encoding acetoacetyl-CoA reductase, with protein MTSRVALVTGGTGGIGTAICQRLADQGHRVATNYRDEAKARAWQQAMTERGYSVSIFPGDVSDPGSAEALVRAVEAELGPVEILVNNAGITRDTTFHRMRADQWHDVINTNLNSVFNVTRPVIEGMRRRGWGRVIQISSINGLKGQYGQANYAAAKAGMHGFTISLARENAGFGITVNTISPGYVATDMVMAVPEEVRAKIVADIPTGRLGKPEEIAYGVSFLVAEEASWITGSNLDINGGHHMGW; from the coding sequence ATGACATCTCGCGTCGCACTGGTCACCGGCGGAACCGGCGGCATCGGCACCGCCATCTGCCAACGCCTGGCCGACCAGGGCCACCGGGTCGCCACCAACTACCGCGACGAGGCCAAGGCCCGCGCCTGGCAGCAGGCAATGACCGAACGCGGCTACAGCGTGTCGATCTTCCCGGGCGATGTCTCCGATCCAGGCAGCGCCGAAGCGCTGGTGCGCGCCGTCGAGGCCGAGCTGGGCCCGGTCGAGATCCTGGTCAACAACGCGGGCATCACCCGCGACACCACGTTCCATCGCATGCGCGCGGACCAGTGGCACGATGTGATCAACACCAACCTCAATTCGGTGTTCAACGTCACCCGCCCGGTCATCGAGGGCATGCGCCGCCGCGGCTGGGGCCGGGTCATCCAGATCAGCTCGATCAACGGCCTGAAGGGCCAGTACGGCCAGGCCAACTACGCGGCGGCCAAGGCCGGCATGCACGGCTTCACCATCTCGCTGGCGCGCGAGAACGCCGGCTTCGGCATTACCGTCAACACCATTTCGCCCGGCTACGTGGCCACCGACATGGTGATGGCGGTGCCGGAGGAAGTGCGCGCCAAGATCGTCGCCGACATTCCCACCGGGCGCCTCGGCAAGCCGGAGGAAATCGCTTACGGGGTGTCCTTCCTGGTGGCGGAGGAAGCCTCGTGGATCACCGGCAGCAACCTGGACATCAATGGCGGCCACCATATGGGTTGGTAA
- a CDS encoding putative bifunctional diguanylate cyclase/phosphodiesterase, which yields MKWLGSGMQARFLLAMGGAMVVVVAILAVLLGRQTAMQSEVRTLSGGVIHELFDRSVRSRGEAMARELSDALANPLYYRDLDQVGVLVRSTARQPVVRYVLVFDERGRLVHDGSVEVPGFGQPMADPLAPKAAAAQALLVQESPKVLDNTMPIMVGNQRIGGVRVGMALDEVQQREQAANATLGERLQLVGSRHLGWLLLMLGLLVVIGVVVILYVQRTLVAPIRDLAAAARRIEAGDYQTPLAENTRDDEVGELVRGFARMRDAIARHDREVRRMAYTDALTGLTNRLAFREALDHRLMAARAANHRLGLLFADIDDFKRVNDTLGHEAGDEALLQFAQRIGRAVAEAGGDEALLARFGGDEFVILVGDGDVAANARLLAEVLVRELGRPLVVQGRELFLGTSIGVTLFPDDAADATTLLKNGDIAMYQAKMAGKNCYRYYSRAMEHAVERRVHMEQELRGAWERGELRLAYQPIFRMRDRRMVGVEVLLRWQHPTLGTIPPSVFIEVAEQSGLIEIIGPKVLRAACMEASQWPRGAAGDDLFVSVNVSPRQLRGGELPALVAQCLHESGLPASRLHLELTETAVIGDEMVAAQLLDKLHRTGVKVWLDDFGTGFSGLSHLRQVPVDGVKIDKSFVADMQRDPDDLALTTAIIAMAHALGITVVAEGIEQQAQFELLAQRGCDLGQGYWLSHPVTATEVVRMIESGV from the coding sequence ATGAAGTGGCTCGGCTCGGGGATGCAGGCCCGGTTCCTGCTGGCGATGGGCGGAGCGATGGTCGTGGTGGTCGCCATTCTGGCGGTGCTGCTGGGGCGCCAGACGGCGATGCAGAGCGAGGTGCGCACCCTCAGCGGTGGCGTCATCCATGAATTGTTCGACCGCAGCGTGCGCAGCCGCGGCGAGGCGATGGCGCGCGAGTTGTCCGATGCGCTGGCCAACCCGCTGTATTACCGCGACCTGGACCAGGTCGGCGTGCTGGTGCGCAGCACGGCGCGACAGCCGGTGGTGCGCTATGTACTGGTGTTCGACGAGCGCGGCCGGCTGGTGCACGACGGCTCGGTCGAGGTCCCGGGATTCGGCCAGCCGATGGCCGATCCCCTGGCACCCAAGGCTGCGGCGGCGCAGGCCTTGCTGGTGCAGGAATCGCCGAAGGTGCTGGACAACACGATGCCGATCATGGTCGGCAACCAGCGCATAGGCGGCGTCCGCGTCGGCATGGCGCTGGACGAAGTACAGCAACGCGAGCAGGCGGCCAACGCCACCCTTGGCGAGCGCCTGCAACTGGTCGGCAGCCGCCACCTGGGTTGGTTGCTGCTGATGCTGGGGTTGCTGGTGGTGATCGGCGTGGTGGTGATCCTGTACGTGCAGCGCACGCTGGTCGCGCCGATCCGCGATCTGGCCGCGGCCGCGCGCCGCATCGAGGCCGGTGACTACCAGACGCCCCTGGCCGAGAACACCCGTGATGACGAAGTGGGTGAGCTGGTGCGCGGCTTCGCCCGCATGCGCGATGCGATCGCCCGCCATGACCGTGAAGTGCGGCGCATGGCCTATACCGACGCGCTGACCGGGCTGACCAACCGGCTGGCATTCCGCGAAGCGCTGGACCATCGGCTGATGGCCGCGCGTGCCGCCAATCACCGGTTGGGCCTGCTGTTCGCCGACATCGACGATTTCAAGCGGGTCAACGACACGCTTGGCCATGAGGCCGGTGACGAGGCGTTGCTGCAGTTCGCACAGCGCATCGGCCGCGCCGTTGCGGAGGCAGGCGGCGACGAGGCCCTGCTGGCCCGCTTCGGCGGTGACGAGTTCGTGATCCTGGTGGGCGACGGTGATGTGGCCGCCAACGCGCGGCTGCTGGCCGAAGTGCTGGTGCGCGAGCTGGGCAGGCCGCTGGTGGTGCAGGGCAGGGAGCTGTTTCTGGGCACCTCGATCGGCGTGACCCTGTTCCCCGACGATGCGGCCGATGCGACCACCCTGTTGAAAAACGGCGACATCGCCATGTACCAGGCGAAGATGGCCGGCAAGAACTGCTATCGCTACTACAGCCGGGCGATGGAACACGCGGTCGAACGTCGCGTGCATATGGAACAGGAGCTGCGCGGGGCCTGGGAGCGCGGCGAACTGCGCCTGGCCTACCAGCCGATCTTCCGCATGCGCGACCGCCGCATGGTCGGCGTCGAAGTGCTGCTGCGCTGGCAGCATCCGACCCTGGGCACGATTCCGCCATCGGTGTTCATCGAGGTGGCCGAGCAGAGTGGTCTGATCGAGATCATCGGCCCGAAAGTACTGCGTGCGGCCTGCATGGAGGCCTCGCAGTGGCCGCGCGGGGCGGCCGGGGACGACCTGTTCGTGTCGGTGAACGTGTCACCGCGGCAGCTGCGCGGCGGCGAACTGCCGGCGCTGGTCGCGCAATGCCTGCATGAGTCCGGGCTGCCAGCGTCGCGCCTGCATCTGGAGCTGACCGAGACCGCGGTGATCGGTGACGAGATGGTCGCCGCGCAGCTGCTGGACAAGCTTCACCGCACCGGCGTGAAGGTATGGCTGGACGACTTCGGCACCGGCTTCTCCGGCTTGAGCCACCTGCGCCAGGTGCCGGTGGACGGCGTGAAGATCGACAAGAGCTTCGTGGCCGACATGCAGCGGGATCCCGACGACCTCGCATTGACCACGGCGATCATCGCCATGGCCCACGCGCTGGGCATCACGGTGGTGGCCGAGGGCATCGAGCAGCAGGCGCAGTTCGAGCTGCTGGCGCAGCGCGGCTGCGATCTGGGGCAGGGCTACTGGCTGAGCCACCCGGTCACTGCCACCGAAGTGGTGCGGATGATCGAATCGGGCGTTTGA
- the htpX gene encoding protease HtpX yields the protein MFTRIALFLATNFAVLILASIVMSLLGVNPSQMSGLLVMAAIFGFGGSFISLLLSKWMAKRSTGAVVITEPRNQTERWLLATVERQAKAAGIGMPEVAVYEGPEINAFATGANRNNALVAVSTGLLHNMSEDEAEAVLGHEIAHVANGDMITMALLQGVLNTFVIVLARVVGGIIDSALSGNREGGGRGFAYYIIVFVLEMVFGLFATMISMWFSRHREFRADAGGASLAGRQKMIAALERLQLNHGQSTLPTQIAAFGIAGSTAKKLFMSHPPLEERIAALRASTVA from the coding sequence ATGTTTACCCGCATTGCCCTGTTCCTGGCGACCAACTTCGCGGTCCTGATTCTCGCCAGCATCGTGATGTCGTTGCTCGGGGTCAATCCAAGCCAGATGAGCGGCCTGCTGGTCATGGCCGCGATCTTCGGCTTCGGTGGCTCCTTCATCTCGCTGCTGCTCTCCAAGTGGATGGCCAAGCGCTCCACCGGTGCGGTGGTGATCACCGAGCCGCGCAACCAGACCGAGCGCTGGCTGCTGGCCACCGTCGAGCGCCAGGCCAAGGCGGCCGGTATCGGCATGCCCGAAGTAGCGGTGTACGAAGGCCCGGAGATCAACGCCTTCGCCACTGGCGCCAACCGCAACAACGCACTGGTGGCGGTGTCCACCGGCCTGCTGCACAACATGAGCGAAGACGAGGCCGAAGCGGTGCTGGGCCACGAGATCGCCCACGTCGCCAACGGTGACATGATCACCATGGCGCTGCTGCAGGGCGTGCTGAACACCTTCGTGATCGTGCTGGCCCGCGTGGTCGGCGGCATCATCGACAGCGCGCTGTCGGGTAACCGCGAAGGCGGCGGCCGTGGCTTCGCCTATTACATCATCGTGTTCGTGCTGGAGATGGTGTTCGGCCTGTTCGCCACCATGATCTCGATGTGGTTCTCGCGCCACCGCGAGTTCCGCGCCGACGCCGGCGGTGCCTCGCTGGCCGGCCGCCAGAAGATGATCGCCGCGTTGGAGCGGCTGCAGCTGAACCACGGCCAGAGCACGCTGCCGACCCAGATTGCCGCTTTCGGTATTGCCGGTTCGACGGCGAAGAAGCTGTTCATGAGCCATCCGCCGCTGGAAGAGCGCATCGCCGCGCTGCGGGCGTCGACGGTGGCGTAA
- a CDS encoding RNA methyltransferase, which translates to MSQFPAATRLRFVLVGTQHPGNMGAAARALKTMGLARLVLVAPEKPLDEEAFRRSAGAEDVLGDAPVVATLAEAVADCRLVLGCTARARRVQLEEYLPADAAARAVAKAGEGAEVALVFGRERTGLTNEELQLCHAAVHIPSDPEFSSLNLAAAVQVLAYETRMQLLGAQPAADAEPGFREQAASHEQMESFFAQLGDTLDEIDFHKGRAPESAMRKLRRLFLRSEPSEQEVRLLRGILADTQRMARLAQAGSKDS; encoded by the coding sequence ATGTCCCAGTTTCCCGCCGCCACCCGCCTCCGATTCGTCCTGGTCGGTACCCAGCACCCCGGCAACATGGGGGCTGCCGCCCGCGCCCTGAAGACCATGGGCCTGGCCCGCCTGGTGCTGGTCGCCCCCGAAAAGCCGCTGGACGAGGAGGCCTTCCGCCGCTCGGCCGGTGCCGAAGACGTGCTGGGGGACGCTCCGGTGGTGGCCACCCTGGCCGAGGCCGTGGCGGATTGCCGCCTGGTACTGGGTTGCACGGCCCGTGCCCGCCGCGTCCAGCTGGAGGAATACCTGCCGGCCGACGCTGCCGCCCGTGCGGTGGCCAAGGCGGGCGAAGGTGCCGAGGTCGCACTGGTATTCGGCCGCGAGCGTACCGGCCTGACCAACGAGGAGCTGCAGCTCTGCCACGCCGCAGTGCACATCCCGTCAGACCCGGAGTTCAGCTCGCTCAACCTGGCCGCCGCCGTGCAGGTGCTGGCGTACGAAACGCGCATGCAGCTGCTGGGCGCGCAGCCGGCCGCCGACGCCGAGCCGGGCTTCCGCGAACAGGCCGCCAGCCATGAGCAGATGGAGAGCTTCTTCGCCCAGCTCGGCGACACCCTGGACGAGATCGATTTCCACAAGGGCCGCGCGCCGGAATCGGCGATGCGCAAGCTGCGCCGCCTGTTCCTGCGCAGCGAGCCGAGCGAGCAGGAAGTGCGCCTGTTGCGCGGCATCCTCGCCGATACCCAGCGCATGGCGCGTCTGGCCCAGGCCGGCAGCAAGGACAGCTGA
- a CDS encoding TraB/GumN family protein has protein sequence MPLKGLFRATLLMAAFAIAPLAPARNAPATDAAATAAAKPPVPLLWKVTGPGDSRVYLLGSFHLLKPQDYPLSPDVEQAFEASQRVVFELSPEDMQSPQLASRMVQAAVRTDGSELKRDLDAATWQKLQAFASENKLPLAQMQGMKPWFVGLSISVGQMQKMGLDPALGLDRHFMERAQKTGRRTAGLEDIDTQIGMLDGMTVQEQRQMLSEALDQAGKGDEQARQLHDAWRRGDERVLWTKMAAEMRQQYPQLYQRINTGRNDAWVPKLLPYLQAGQGGTLVVVGTLHLLGGDGVVEKLKAKGYKVERVCTGCKAKR, from the coding sequence ATGCCGTTGAAGGGACTGTTCCGTGCAACGCTGCTGATGGCAGCGTTTGCAATCGCACCGCTGGCACCGGCGCGCAATGCACCGGCCACCGACGCCGCGGCCACGGCGGCGGCCAAGCCGCCGGTGCCGCTGCTGTGGAAGGTGACCGGCCCGGGTGATTCACGCGTATACCTGCTTGGATCATTCCACCTGTTGAAACCGCAGGACTACCCGCTGTCGCCCGATGTCGAGCAGGCCTTCGAGGCCTCGCAGCGGGTCGTGTTCGAACTGTCGCCGGAGGACATGCAGTCGCCGCAGCTGGCCAGCCGCATGGTGCAGGCTGCCGTGCGCACCGATGGCAGCGAGCTCAAGCGCGATCTCGACGCGGCCACCTGGCAGAAGCTGCAGGCGTTCGCATCCGAGAACAAGCTTCCGTTGGCACAGATGCAGGGCATGAAGCCCTGGTTCGTCGGCCTGAGCATTTCGGTCGGGCAGATGCAGAAGATGGGCCTGGACCCGGCGCTGGGCCTGGACCGTCATTTCATGGAGCGCGCGCAGAAGACCGGCCGCAGGACCGCTGGGTTGGAAGACATCGATACCCAGATCGGCATGCTCGACGGCATGACCGTGCAGGAGCAGCGACAGATGCTGTCCGAGGCGCTGGATCAGGCGGGCAAGGGCGATGAGCAGGCGCGCCAGCTGCATGATGCCTGGCGGCGAGGCGATGAGCGCGTGTTGTGGACGAAGATGGCTGCGGAAATGCGCCAGCAGTACCCGCAGCTTTACCAGCGCATCAACACCGGGCGCAACGATGCGTGGGTACCGAAGCTGCTGCCGTACCTGCAGGCCGGGCAGGGTGGCACGCTGGTGGTGGTCGGTACGCTGCACCTTCTGGGCGGTGACGGCGTGGTCGAGAAGCTGAAGGCGAAGGGCTACAAGGTCGAACGCGTGTGCACGGGGTGCAAAGCGAAACGTTGA
- the phaR gene encoding polyhydroxyalkanoate synthesis repressor PhaR has product MAATRIIKKYPNRRLYDTEISSYITIEDVRQLILDGEDFEVRDAKSGDDLTRSVLLQIIADQEQDGVPMLSTQLLSQLIRFYGDSLQGFMGNYLERSMQVFLDQQQQFRQQMGNLLGQTPWAMMNQLTERNLELWQEFQRSMGNGFGGPRPGGTGTGTGNKPNEPGTGTGGKTRR; this is encoded by the coding sequence ATGGCTGCGACCCGCATCATCAAGAAGTATCCGAACCGCCGTCTCTACGACACCGAGATCTCCAGCTACATCACCATCGAGGACGTGCGCCAGCTGATCCTGGACGGTGAAGACTTCGAAGTCCGTGACGCCAAGAGCGGCGACGACCTCACCCGTTCGGTCCTGCTGCAGATCATCGCCGACCAGGAACAGGACGGCGTACCGATGCTGTCCACCCAGCTGCTGAGCCAGCTGATCCGCTTCTACGGCGACTCCCTGCAAGGCTTCATGGGCAACTACCTGGAGCGCAGCATGCAGGTCTTCCTCGACCAGCAGCAGCAGTTCCGCCAGCAGATGGGCAACCTGCTGGGCCAGACCCCGTGGGCGATGATGAACCAGCTGACCGAGCGCAACCTGGAGCTGTGGCAGGAATTCCAGCGCAGCATGGGCAACGGTTTCGGTGGTCCGCGACCGGGTGGTACCGGTACCGGTACCGGCAACAAGCCCAACGAACCCGGTACCGGCACCGGCGGCAAGACCCGCCGCTGA
- a CDS encoding phosphate/phosphite/phosphonate ABC transporter substrate-binding protein → MTSVSGLRKAMQGGLLSLAMVLLAGAVHAAPDPVLVLGRISDDPQAHYEQLQPLLDYVVARMHDVGIQEGRVLMARDPQQMASYLRRGRVDWVTETSGTAVALGQRSGARPLLLTERNGVREYQTVFFVRSDSPIQRVQDLRGHRLALQNTASTSAYLVPVMTLLNHGLSPQILAGVWDVPGPDSVGYVFARSELNIATYVHKGMADVGAVSSVDWNDERRVPAAFRRDFRELLRTEPYPRAVEMVRADLDARVRDRLQEVLLQAASDPQAQGALHRFFGTSGFHRVDAHAQQRLDELKQGLTRVRMEVE, encoded by the coding sequence ATGACGTCTGTGTCGGGTCTGCGAAAGGCAATGCAGGGGGGACTGCTGAGCCTGGCCATGGTCCTGCTGGCCGGAGCCGTGCATGCGGCACCGGATCCGGTGCTGGTGCTGGGCCGGATCAGCGATGACCCCCAGGCTCACTACGAGCAGCTGCAACCCCTGCTGGACTACGTGGTGGCGCGCATGCATGACGTCGGCATCCAGGAGGGGCGGGTACTGATGGCCCGCGACCCGCAGCAGATGGCCAGCTATCTGCGGCGGGGACGGGTCGACTGGGTCACGGAAACCTCCGGTACGGCGGTGGCACTGGGCCAGCGCAGTGGTGCGCGGCCGCTGCTGTTGACCGAGCGCAACGGGGTGCGCGAATACCAGACGGTGTTCTTCGTGCGCAGCGACAGTCCCATCCAGCGGGTGCAGGATCTGCGCGGCCATCGCCTGGCCCTGCAGAACACGGCATCCACCAGCGCCTACCTGGTGCCGGTGATGACTCTGCTGAACCATGGCCTGTCGCCGCAGATCCTGGCCGGGGTCTGGGACGTGCCAGGGCCTGACAGCGTGGGGTATGTGTTCGCGCGCAGCGAGTTGAACATCGCGACGTACGTGCACAAGGGGATGGCGGATGTGGGGGCGGTGAGCAGCGTGGACTGGAACGACGAGCGGCGGGTGCCGGCTGCATTCCGGCGCGATTTCCGCGAACTGCTGCGCACCGAACCCTATCCGCGTGCGGTGGAGATGGTCCGCGCCGACCTCGATGCCCGGGTGCGCGACCGCCTGCAGGAAGTCCTGCTGCAGGCAGCCAGCGACCCGCAGGCACAGGGCGCGTTGCATCGGTTTTTTGGCACTTCCGGTTTCCACCGTGTCGATGCGCATGCGCAGCAGCGGTTGGATGAATTGAAACAAGGATTGACGCGCGTGCGGATGGAAGTGGAATGA